GCCCTGTCCCTTTCCCATGGTGGGCACCTAACCCATGGCCACGATGTTAGCCTCACCTCCCGTCTCTACAAATTTGTCCACTACGGGGTAGACCAGGAAACGGAACTCATTGATTACGATGAGGTTCTGCAACTGGCACGTGAGCACCGCCCCAAGCTTATAGTCTGCGGCGCTACCGCTTACCCGGCTATTATCGATTTCCCGGCCTTTGCCCGCATTGCACGGGAAGTGGGTGCCTGGCTCATGGTAGACATGGCCCATATTGCCGGGCTTGTTGCCGGTGGCGCACACCCTTCGCCCTTTGGTCATGCAGATGTTATTACTACCACTACCCACAAAACATTGCGCGGTCCTAGGAGTGGCATGATTCTCTGCCGGAAAGAATTTGCCAAGGCCATAGACCGGGCGGTTTTCCCTGGTACCCAAGGTGGGCCCCACATGCACGTCATTGCCGCCAAAGCTTTGGCATTGGAAGAAGCGCTCCATCCTTCTTTCCGTGAGTATGCCCGCCAGACCGTTTCAAACGCACGCGCCATGGCTATCCGCCTTCAGCAACAAGGTTTCCGCTTAGTGGGTGATGGTACGGATACCCATCTTTTCTTGCTCGACCTTCGCCCCGGCCCCCTCCGCGGCAAAGAGGCGCAACTCCTCCTAGAGGAGGTGGGTATCGTATGTAATATGAACAGCCTGCCTTTTGATGACCAGCCACCAGCCAATCCTTCGGGGTTGCGGTTTGGCACGGCAGCAGTGACAACGCGGGGAATGAAAGAGGCAGAAATGGAAACGCTTGCCGACTGCATTGCCTCAGTCCTCCGGGAACCAGAGACAACAGCCCAGGTGACCGAGAAAATCCGTACGTTAGCTAAAAAATTCCGCATCCCTGCCCGCTAGGCTCACCACACAACTCCCATGAACGAAGTATCACCTGAACAGCTCCATAAAGTCCGTCACTCGCTTTCGCATATTCTGGCGATGGCTGTGCTCGAGGTTTTCCCAGAAGCCAAACTAGCCATTGGGCCAGCAATCGACAATGGCTTTTACTATGACTTCGATTTGCCACGCCCGGTAACACCGGAAGACCTGACTGACCTGCAGGCCCGTATGGAAAGGCTGGTAAAAGAGCACGTGGAATTCACCGTGAAGTCTTATAGCATTGAGGAAGGGCTTGCTATGGTAGCGGGTCAGCCATACAAAGAAGAGCTTATCCGTGACTTGGCTGCAGGCGGGGAGACAGAAGTCACCTTTTACCGTTCAGGTAACTTTGTCGATCTCTGTAAAGGCCCGCACATTGCCACAACCAAGGAGATCGCCGATGGCTGCTTTAAGCTCTCCCATGTTTCCGGTGCCTATTGGCGTGGCGATGAAAAGCGTCCCATGCTTCAGCGTATCTACGGGTTGGCCTTCGAGTCTGAGCAAGAGCTT
This genomic stretch from Verrucomicrobiia bacterium harbors:
- the glyA gene encoding serine hydroxymethyltransferase; protein product: MPDIKELIAQEEERQALSLSLIASENYASKAVMEAQGSVLTNKYSEGYPGRRYYAGNGVMDQIETRCQELAQEVFQTDYHVNVQPYAGSSANLAAYAALLDIGDTVLALSLSHGGHLTHGHDVSLTSRLYKFVHYGVDQETELIDYDEVLQLAREHRPKLIVCGATAYPAIIDFPAFARIAREVGAWLMVDMAHIAGLVAGGAHPSPFGHADVITTTTHKTLRGPRSGMILCRKEFAKAIDRAVFPGTQGGPHMHVIAAKALALEEALHPSFREYARQTVSNARAMAIRLQQQGFRLVGDGTDTHLFLLDLRPGPLRGKEAQLLLEEVGIVCNMNSLPFDDQPPANPSGLRFGTAAVTTRGMKEAEMETLADCIASVLREPETTAQVTEKIRTLAKKFRIPAR